One Lacunisphaera limnophila DNA window includes the following coding sequences:
- a CDS encoding DUF1428 domain-containing protein — translation MPRYIDGFVLPLKKKNLAAYRRIAAKAGKIWKKYGALDYVEAVGDDLKIPGMETSFPGLAKSKPGETVVFSFITYKSRADRDRVTKRIMQDPEIMKICDPKKSPFDFQRMAYGGFKAIVEL, via the coding sequence ATGCCCCGCTACATCGATGGTTTCGTACTCCCGCTGAAAAAGAAGAATCTCGCGGCCTACCGCCGCATCGCCGCCAAGGCCGGCAAGATCTGGAAGAAGTACGGCGCGCTCGATTACGTCGAGGCCGTCGGCGACGACCTCAAGATCCCGGGCATGGAAACGTCGTTCCCCGGCCTGGCGAAGAGCAAGCCCGGCGAGACGGTGGTGTTCTCGTTCATCACCTATAAATCGCGGGCTGACCGCGACCGCGTGACCAAGCGGATCATGCAGGACCCCGAGATCATGAAAATCTGCGACCCTAAAAAGTCCCCCTTCGACTTCCAGCGCATGGCCTACGGCGGCTTCAAAGCCATCGTCGAGTTATGA
- a CDS encoding endonuclease/exonuclease/phosphatase family protein encodes MKRLILLLGLVAVLPAAAAPLVLKVMTYNLRYASTQSPHAWPDRRPVMRDLLAREAPDVIGTQEGLYGQLRDLAADLPDYEWIGLGRAGGSADEFTAIFFRRDRFEPVAFDHFWLSDTPQVIGSITWGPKYRRMASWVRLRDKATGREFEVWNTHFDHEVEVARQKSAALIRDRLAQVDAATPLVLVGDFNCTAGASRAHEILTREAGLTDTWDAAPARANADLNTFNGFNPPAHAGERIDWILARRPAAVEAAGIVDYTGLPQFPSDHFPVTATVRF; translated from the coding sequence ATGAAACGGTTAATCCTGCTGCTCGGCCTGGTCGCGGTCCTGCCCGCCGCTGCCGCGCCCCTCGTGCTCAAGGTGATGACCTACAACCTGCGCTACGCGAGCACCCAGTCTCCTCACGCCTGGCCCGACCGCCGGCCCGTCATGCGCGACCTTCTCGCCCGCGAGGCCCCCGACGTCATCGGCACGCAGGAGGGATTGTATGGCCAGCTGCGCGACCTCGCGGCCGACCTGCCGGACTACGAGTGGATCGGCCTCGGCCGCGCCGGTGGCAGCGCGGATGAGTTCACGGCAATCTTCTTCCGCCGCGATCGTTTCGAACCCGTCGCCTTCGACCACTTCTGGCTCTCCGACACCCCGCAGGTCATCGGCTCGATCACCTGGGGCCCGAAATACCGCCGTATGGCGAGCTGGGTGCGCCTGCGCGACAAGGCCACCGGCCGGGAATTCGAGGTCTGGAACACGCACTTCGACCACGAGGTGGAAGTGGCCCGGCAAAAATCCGCCGCGCTCATCCGCGACCGCCTCGCCCAGGTTGACGCCGCCACGCCGCTGGTGCTCGTCGGCGATTTCAACTGCACCGCCGGTGCCAGCCGCGCCCACGAGATCCTGACCCGCGAGGCCGGTCTCACGGACACCTGGGACGCCGCCCCCGCGCGCGCCAACGCGGACCTGAATACCTTCAACGGCTTCAACCCGCCCGCCCACGCCGGCGAACGCATCGACTGGATCCTTGCCCGCCGCCCCGCCGCCGTGGAGGCCGCCGGCATCGTCGACTACACCGGCCTCCCGCAGTTCCCGAGCGACCACTTCCCCGTGACCGCCACCGTGCGCTTCTAA
- a CDS encoding VOC family protein yields the protein MGQRLGALTLLVRDYDEAIAFFTTKLGFVLQEDTALAPDKRWVRVAPRGGDGTGLVLARAATPAQAELIGAQGGGRVWLFLETDDFTRDHGAMRAAGVVFDEEPRHEAYGTVAVFRDLYGNKWDLLQLRVPA from the coding sequence ATGGGACAACGGCTCGGAGCACTCACCCTGTTGGTGCGGGATTATGATGAGGCGATCGCGTTTTTCACGACGAAGCTCGGCTTCGTGTTGCAGGAGGACACGGCCCTGGCCCCGGACAAGCGGTGGGTGCGGGTGGCGCCGCGCGGCGGGGATGGCACCGGCTTGGTGCTGGCGCGGGCGGCGACGCCGGCGCAGGCGGAGCTGATCGGGGCGCAGGGCGGTGGCCGGGTCTGGCTGTTTCTCGAGACGGATGATTTCACGCGCGACCATGGCGCGATGCGGGCGGCCGGCGTGGTGTTCGACGAGGAGCCCCGGCACGAGGCGTATGGCACGGTGGCGGTGTTCCGTGACCTATACGGCAACAAGTGGGACCTGCTCCAGTTGCGGGTCCCGGCCTGA
- a CDS encoding Dabb family protein: MKKYFLALLAATLLSLGAASATASETAPKSVIHVVSVKWKADASPAAIKAALDGVQALPAAYKGITRVWTNAFKVQGDWSHVIVMEFADEAALKAYAGSDAQKEWYKVYLPVRERSNTHDITN, encoded by the coding sequence ATGAAAAAGTACTTCCTCGCCCTTCTGGCCGCCACCCTGCTCTCGCTCGGTGCCGCCTCCGCCACCGCCAGCGAAACCGCCCCGAAGTCCGTGATCCACGTGGTCTCCGTCAAATGGAAGGCCGATGCCTCGCCTGCGGCCATCAAGGCCGCCCTCGATGGGGTCCAAGCCCTGCCCGCCGCCTACAAGGGCATCACGCGGGTCTGGACTAACGCCTTCAAGGTCCAGGGTGACTGGTCCCACGTCATCGTGATGGAATTCGCCGATGAGGCCGCCCTCAAGGCCTACGCCGGGAGCGACGCCCAGAAGGAATGGTACAAGGTCTACCTGCCGGTCCGCGAGCGCAGCAACACGCACGACATCACCAACTGA
- a CDS encoding TonB-dependent receptor plug domain-containing protein: protein MRLVPGRQRRGSWAGRSPTWLALLLLSVSLPGRGRAGDETVLTELTFEQLGQIIVTTASKRPEPLADTAAAISVLTGAELHNLGVTSVPQALRGITGLNVAQINGASWGIGARGFSGQFATKLLVMIDGRSVYTPVFGGVFWDTQNYLPEDIDRIEVVLGNGGSLWGANAVNGVINILTKDAKDTQGDLLAVSVGTRGSGMVSARHGAKLAPAVFGRVYVNYRTTASTIDPGGSEAGDATRFLQGGWRVDGTRGNARWTLQSDAYQGWNDYRITLPSLAVGPPYQFTDETGESTAGGNLLGRWETSLDSGDSLQAMAYLDYAERKGPLFENRTRTVEVDMQHTLTAIGRHELTWGLSARQIDIQTRDRWISYLSPPNSLWLASAFAQDKITLIRDRLNLNAGLKLEGGSRNRTEQQPSLRLAWLPTPNQVLWTSWARAARTPALTENYGVTYPVVLPPGALDPQLPAAVRATGTPGLDVETLHSLEAGWRWQVTDSLNLALTGYLNDYDDLIEVNNASPFVEASPQPVFIIPAVLNNDLTGQTHGGEITMHWQPVEQWHLTVGYAYTLTRFARAGPDDLNIVRTSGNTPRQSASVSTTWTPVKTWQFTGSLRYVDRSTSLDIPAYVDFDFSLAWHPNPQWEIALTGQNVLHEHHLEGKPGVIGPTAEIPRVVALRLTWKR from the coding sequence TTGCGCCTGGTCCCAGGACGCCAGCGGCGTGGATCATGGGCCGGTCGATCCCCCACTTGGCTGGCCCTCCTCCTCCTGAGTGTCAGCCTGCCGGGCCGGGGCCGCGCCGGCGATGAGACCGTCCTCACCGAACTGACCTTCGAGCAGCTCGGCCAGATTATTGTCACGACCGCGTCCAAGCGACCGGAGCCCCTCGCCGACACGGCCGCCGCCATCTCGGTGCTGACGGGAGCGGAGCTCCACAACCTGGGCGTCACATCGGTTCCGCAGGCGCTGCGGGGCATCACCGGCCTCAATGTCGCCCAGATCAACGGAGCCTCCTGGGGCATCGGCGCCCGCGGATTTTCCGGCCAATTTGCGACCAAGCTGCTCGTGATGATTGATGGCCGGTCCGTGTACACCCCGGTCTTTGGCGGGGTTTTTTGGGACACCCAAAACTACCTGCCCGAAGACATCGACCGGATTGAGGTCGTTCTGGGCAACGGTGGCTCACTGTGGGGCGCCAACGCGGTGAACGGCGTGATCAACATCCTGACCAAGGACGCCAAGGACACCCAGGGTGACTTGCTCGCGGTGTCCGTGGGAACGCGGGGCAGCGGCATGGTCAGCGCCCGCCACGGCGCCAAGTTGGCTCCCGCGGTCTTCGGGCGGGTCTACGTGAACTACCGCACCACGGCCTCGACCATCGATCCCGGTGGAAGTGAGGCGGGCGACGCGACACGCTTCCTGCAGGGCGGATGGCGCGTGGATGGCACGCGCGGGAACGCCCGCTGGACATTGCAGAGTGATGCCTATCAGGGGTGGAATGACTACCGGATTACCCTGCCTTCGCTGGCGGTGGGACCGCCCTACCAGTTCACGGACGAAACCGGCGAGTCCACGGCCGGTGGCAACCTGCTTGGGCGCTGGGAGACGTCCCTTGACTCGGGCGATTCGCTTCAAGCGATGGCCTACTTGGACTATGCCGAGAGAAAGGGGCCGCTCTTCGAGAACCGCACCCGGACCGTCGAGGTCGATATGCAGCACACGCTCACGGCGATCGGCCGGCATGAGCTCACCTGGGGTCTGTCGGCCCGTCAGATCGACATCCAGACCCGCGATCGGTGGATCAGCTACCTGTCACCTCCGAACTCTCTCTGGCTCGCCAGCGCTTTTGCCCAAGACAAAATCACGCTGATTCGTGACCGGCTGAACCTGAATGCCGGGCTGAAGCTCGAGGGTGGCAGCAGAAACCGCACCGAACAACAGCCCAGCCTCCGCCTCGCCTGGCTGCCCACCCCGAACCAAGTACTCTGGACCAGTTGGGCCCGGGCAGCCCGGACCCCCGCACTGACGGAAAACTACGGCGTCACCTACCCAGTGGTCCTACCGCCCGGAGCCCTCGACCCGCAGCTGCCTGCGGCCGTGCGGGCCACGGGTACGCCCGGCTTGGACGTCGAGACCCTTCACTCCTTGGAAGCGGGCTGGCGGTGGCAAGTCACCGACTCTCTCAATCTCGCCCTGACCGGATATCTGAACGACTATGACGATCTGATCGAGGTCAACAACGCCAGCCCCTTCGTCGAGGCCTCGCCGCAACCAGTGTTCATTATTCCGGCGGTCTTAAACAACGACCTGACTGGTCAAACCCACGGCGGCGAGATCACCATGCATTGGCAACCGGTGGAGCAATGGCACCTGACCGTCGGCTATGCCTACACCCTGACGCGATTCGCAAGGGCGGGGCCGGATGACCTCAACATCGTCCGCACCAGCGGCAACACACCGCGCCAGTCCGCGTCCGTTTCCACTACTTGGACCCCGGTCAAGACCTGGCAGTTCACAGGCTCACTTCGCTATGTCGATCGCTCGACCTCCTTGGATATCCCCGCCTATGTCGACTTTGACTTCAGCTTGGCTTGGCATCCGAACCCGCAGTGGGAAATCGCCCTCACGGGGCAGAATGTCCTGCACGAACACCATCTTGAAGGGAAACCGGGCGTCATCGGCCCGACCGCGGAAATCCCCCGGGTGGTGGCCCTCCGCCTGACCTGGAAACGGTAG
- a CDS encoding glycoside hydrolase family 43 protein yields MPETPLISHIYTADPSAHVFNGRIYLYPSHDREGNIPDNDLGDQYDMVDYHVFSMDRVGGPVTDHGVALDLKDVPWASKQLWAPDAAFKNGKYYLYFPARDKAGIFRIGVAVGDRPEGPFKAEPQPIAGTYSIDPCCLNDDDGRSWLAWGGIWGGQLQGWRNSHFDPAGREPADHEPAIGPRIAELAPDMKSFTGAVTEIKILDEQGQPLRAGDHDRRYFEGPWLHKYQGKYYLSYSTGNTHYLVYATADNPRGPYTYRGRFLEPVIGWTTHHSIVEHGGKWWLFHHDASLSGGRNHLRCVKVKELTYAADGRINPVPVS; encoded by the coding sequence ATGCCTGAAACGCCCCTGATCTCGCATATTTACACAGCTGATCCGTCCGCGCACGTCTTCAACGGCCGGATCTACCTCTACCCGTCGCACGACCGGGAAGGGAACATACCCGACAATGACCTGGGGGACCAATATGACATGGTGGACTACCATGTTTTCTCGATGGACCGCGTCGGCGGCCCGGTGACCGACCACGGCGTCGCCCTCGATCTCAAGGATGTGCCCTGGGCCAGCAAACAGCTCTGGGCTCCCGACGCCGCCTTCAAGAACGGCAAGTACTACCTCTACTTTCCCGCCCGCGACAAGGCCGGCATCTTCCGCATCGGCGTCGCCGTCGGCGACCGGCCCGAGGGCCCGTTCAAGGCCGAGCCGCAACCCATCGCGGGCACCTACAGCATCGATCCTTGCTGCCTGAACGACGACGACGGCCGTTCCTGGCTCGCCTGGGGCGGCATCTGGGGCGGCCAGCTCCAGGGCTGGCGCAACAGTCACTTCGACCCGGCCGGCCGCGAACCCGCCGACCACGAGCCCGCCATCGGGCCGCGCATCGCCGAACTCGCTCCGGACATGAAGTCGTTCACCGGCGCCGTCACCGAGATCAAGATCCTCGACGAACAGGGCCAGCCCCTGCGCGCCGGCGACCACGACCGCCGCTACTTCGAGGGCCCCTGGCTGCACAAGTACCAGGGCAAATACTACCTCTCCTACTCCACCGGCAACACGCACTACCTCGTCTACGCCACGGCCGACAACCCCCGCGGGCCCTACACCTACCGCGGCCGCTTCCTCGAGCCCGTCATCGGCTGGACCACCCACCACTCCATCGTCGAGCACGGCGGCAAGTGGTGGCTCTTCCACCACGACGCCTCCCTCTCCGGCGGCCGCAACCACCTGCGCTGCGTCAAGGTCAAGGAACTCACCTACGCCGCCGACGGCCGGATCAACCCCGTGCCGGTCAGCTGA
- a CDS encoding alpha/beta hydrolase: MKKVILSVLALLTWAAHAAPTGPQPLWPGTAPGETQVLPAEADQFKSPPDPLIAGRSIIRLGNVSTPTLTIYRPDPAKDTGAAVVVAPGGGYYILALDLEGTEVCAWLNSIGVTGVLLKYRVPGREGRARYAAALEDAQRAVGLVRAQAKELGLDPQRIGMLGFSAGAHLAATLAVNHAVRAYPAVDAADVESCRPDFIALIYPGGLVDREQGDAVRPEVAPQKGVTPPVFIAMAQDDPVRVENALGYYAALKQAGVPAELHLYPTGGHGYGLRRTADRVTTWPDRVADWLETGGWLRRVP, from the coding sequence ATGAAAAAGGTGATCCTCTCCGTTCTCGCCCTCCTCACCTGGGCGGCACATGCCGCGCCCACCGGGCCCCAGCCGCTCTGGCCGGGCACCGCCCCGGGGGAGACACAGGTGCTGCCGGCGGAGGCGGACCAGTTCAAATCGCCGCCCGATCCGCTGATCGCCGGCCGGTCCATCATCCGCCTCGGCAATGTCTCCACCCCCACGCTCACAATTTACCGTCCGGATCCCGCGAAGGACACCGGGGCCGCGGTCGTGGTCGCGCCGGGTGGCGGCTACTACATCCTCGCGCTGGATCTGGAGGGTACGGAGGTCTGTGCCTGGCTGAATTCAATCGGCGTGACGGGGGTATTGCTCAAATACCGGGTGCCGGGCCGCGAGGGTCGGGCGCGATACGCGGCGGCGCTGGAGGATGCGCAACGGGCGGTCGGGCTGGTGCGGGCGCAGGCGAAGGAACTCGGCCTGGATCCGCAGCGCATCGGGATGCTGGGTTTCTCGGCCGGTGCGCACCTGGCGGCGACGTTGGCGGTCAATCATGCGGTCCGGGCTTATCCGGCGGTCGATGCCGCCGATGTTGAGAGCTGCCGGCCTGATTTCATCGCGTTGATCTATCCCGGTGGACTCGTGGACCGGGAGCAGGGCGATGCCGTGCGTCCGGAAGTGGCGCCGCAAAAAGGCGTCACGCCGCCGGTCTTCATCGCGATGGCGCAGGACGATCCGGTGCGGGTGGAGAACGCCCTTGGTTATTACGCCGCGCTGAAGCAGGCCGGGGTGCCGGCGGAGCTGCACCTTTATCCCACGGGCGGGCATGGCTACGGCCTGCGGCGCACGGCTGATCGGGTCACGACGTGGCCGGACCGGGTGGCGGACTGGCTGGAGACGGGCGGGTGGCTGCGGCGGGTGCCGTGA